One part of the Paenibacillus silvisoli genome encodes these proteins:
- a CDS encoding glycoside hydrolase family protein, giving the protein MGHGIQALTVGALVKGGEQSEELLCLQGENGAPAIRIHSGERTEGHGLQLLVDFYTDAKVRPLTLSVPWQAIGAGEHDLLLRYSGHLVELFIDGVLVDEDWPMGSVQLLENTDAQAYEGALEVKIWPYALTETERDGLIRDKQELESRRTLYLGTEPDSIQYWKPRGFNTGVGDCMPYFDGETFHIYYLFDRRGHASKWGLGAHQWAHISTQDLRSWTHHPMAVAVTEQWEGSICTGSVIKENEEYYAFYAVRAVDGSPARLTYAVSKDGIQFTKSETYLSLSNRYLLSSVRDPHVFKDAEGVYHLLITTSLVDGDKQEGCLAHLKSNDLRNWQEEEPFLVPGYHGEPECSDYFEWNGLYYLIFSNDGLARYRYSKEPFGPWLRPAMDTIDSVQLRVPKTAAFPEGRRMVTGFLSGPGRYGGELVIRELVQEEGGSLGLRIPAELSGLSSHVVTHKEERLSLSNLNGFSERIVGRMEGEYELTFEAVPEHPTMFYGFSVAADSDFKHGNDIRFEPSNHKLGVHETVCVGFQEDEVSSIYHMKGLEERIHVTAVVKEGFIDVCVNGKRTSISRINREHAYLRFFAQFGTVSFHNITIRA; this is encoded by the coding sequence ATGGGACATGGAATCCAAGCATTAACGGTTGGAGCACTAGTGAAGGGCGGTGAGCAGAGCGAGGAGCTGCTCTGTCTGCAAGGCGAGAACGGAGCCCCAGCCATCCGCATCCATTCGGGAGAGCGGACAGAGGGTCATGGATTGCAGCTCCTCGTTGACTTCTATACGGATGCCAAAGTTCGGCCGTTAACGTTATCCGTTCCCTGGCAAGCGATTGGCGCGGGAGAGCATGATCTCCTGCTTCGTTACAGCGGACATCTAGTCGAGTTGTTCATAGACGGCGTGTTAGTCGATGAGGATTGGCCGATGGGCTCCGTTCAATTATTGGAGAATACTGATGCGCAAGCCTATGAAGGAGCTCTAGAGGTTAAAATTTGGCCCTATGCGTTGACGGAGACAGAACGGGATGGCCTCATCCGAGATAAGCAAGAGCTGGAGAGCCGCAGGACGCTGTACCTCGGGACTGAGCCGGACTCCATCCAATACTGGAAGCCAAGAGGGTTCAATACCGGGGTCGGCGATTGCATGCCTTATTTCGACGGGGAAACGTTCCATATCTATTATTTGTTCGACCGCCGGGGCCATGCCAGCAAATGGGGGTTAGGCGCGCATCAATGGGCCCATATTTCAACTCAGGATCTGAGAAGCTGGACGCATCATCCTATGGCTGTCGCCGTTACGGAGCAATGGGAAGGGTCGATCTGCACAGGGTCCGTTATAAAAGAAAACGAGGAATATTATGCTTTCTACGCGGTTCGTGCCGTGGACGGTTCGCCGGCCCGATTAACCTACGCGGTTAGCAAGGATGGCATTCAATTCACCAAGTCCGAAACATACCTATCGCTCTCGAACCGGTATTTGCTATCTTCCGTAAGAGATCCGCATGTATTCAAGGATGCGGAAGGCGTCTACCATTTGCTGATTACGACAAGTCTTGTAGACGGAGACAAGCAAGAGGGATGCCTCGCCCATCTGAAATCAAACGATCTTCGGAATTGGCAAGAGGAGGAGCCATTCCTGGTTCCGGGTTACCACGGTGAACCGGAATGCTCGGATTATTTTGAATGGAACGGCTTGTATTACTTGATTTTCAGCAATGACGGACTTGCCCGATACCGGTATTCCAAAGAGCCGTTTGGTCCTTGGCTGCGTCCGGCGATGGACACGATCGACAGCGTCCAGTTACGGGTACCGAAGACGGCTGCCTTCCCCGAAGGAAGGAGAATGGTTACAGGCTTCCTGTCCGGACCGGGCCGATACGGCGGCGAGCTGGTTATCCGTGAGCTGGTCCAGGAAGAGGGTGGATCGCTTGGACTTCGGATTCCGGCCGAGCTATCCGGTTTATCAAGCCATGTCGTGACACATAAAGAAGAGCGCTTGTCCCTCTCGAATTTGAACGGATTCTCTGAGCGGATTGTTGGACGAATGGAAGGGGAATATGAACTGACATTCGAAGCCGTTCCCGAGCATCCAACGATGTTCTATGGGTTTTCTGTAGCGGCGGATTCCGATTTCAAGCATGGCAACGATATTCGTTTCGAGCCTTCCAACCATAAGCTCGGCGTTCATGAGACGGTCTGCGTAGGCTTCCAAGAGGATGAGGTTTCATCCATCTATCATATGAAAGGCTTGGAAGAACGCATCCATGTTACGGCGGTCGTGAAGGAAGGATTCATTGACGTTTGCGTAAACGGCAAACGAACATCCATCAGCCGAATTAACAGAGAGCATGCATACTTGCGATTCTTTGCGCAATTCGGTACAGTAAGCTTTCATAACATTACGATTCGAGCCTAA